The Astyanax mexicanus isolate ESR-SI-001 chromosome 8, AstMex3_surface, whole genome shotgun sequence sequence AGGCTGCAAATGGACAACATGAAAAAGACACTAGAATCCTCACGTGTATCTTGCTTTTCACCTCTAAATATCACATTATTGCTTGGGTTAGTCGTGCTTACACCTTTTCTTTGTTTCAAAAACTGCTTTAGCGTGATTATGCACTTCCTGATAAAGTACCTCTGTTTACTTACATGTAGAGTTGAGACATGTAGGTCTGTGCTTTTAGTTGTAAGCCTGTGTTCAGACCCAAGCGTGAACATGTTCAAAGACATTACTAACAAAGGTCAAAGATTAGGTACTTGGCGGCATCACTTCACTCAGAAACTTACTGGATGCACCCTGGTCTGTAACCGCTCTCAAAGTATTCATCACCAcccatttaaaaatattatttttacaatttCACATGCTTTGTTGCAGAGTTTCAACAACATCATGGCCCACCCATACTCCCAAGGTCTCCAGGGGTTGGTGGCAATCATTAGGCCTCTGACACGACTTTGAGCTGGCAGACAACGCACAATATCACATAACAGAAGTCTGCGCAagactgcttttttaaatgtgCTCCTGCCTGttcccgcttgttttagtccaTTACCACCCGCCCCGCCAAAAATCGCTTGTTTTAATCCTGTGCCACGCAATCATAATATAattttgaattaattacattttgtgCTTAATATTtactaatgtatttattaaaacagcaacatagCACTGGATGGCACATTCTCTTTTTACAACTGTTCAAACACATGCCCTCAAGTGAATTGGAGATGCTGGAATTGTCTCATTGGTGTCTGTCTGTAGGTCCATCCTCTGCTTTGATTTTTATCAGTAATATCTTGAGAGTTTTTTGCTGCTTGCATTGGCTATTAACTGTGTTAGTGCAGACCATCAGAAGCAGTCATAGTGACATCTCAATGTCTGAAAGTGGGATGGTAATAGCTAAACAATGTGCCCCTGATGGCAGTAGGGGGAAATAACTTGagttgttgcaaaaaaaaaaagtacatgacTCTATAATCAACAATTTCTTGACTGCACTCACTCTATCTTATGAACTGAGCTCTACTTCAGGATGTTGCTTAAAAGGATTTATTCAGTGTATGGGTTGAAAACTGGACTTAACACTTAGTATACACAactatattttgttttgttaatatGCTTCAAAAATAGTTTAAACCAACAGTCTTCCCTGTAAAAATGTTACCAATAGTTCTGGGTTGGGATCTGGGATGAATTCATCTGGTGTTTCACTGCTCATTTCCTGACTGCCCATAATGCAATTGTGTTTCTTGAATGATTGTAAATACCTGAAGCTCTCtccgcactctgagcagtaatacggtttctctccagtgtgaataagctggtgttgttggagattactctgtttactaaaactctttccacactctgagcagtaatagggtttctctccagtgtgcaTGCGCTGATGTTGTTGGAGATGATACTGacgagtaaaactcttcccacagtctgagcactgaaacGGTgtgtctccagtgtgaatgcgtttaTGTGTTCGTAAACTAGTCCGagtattaaaactcttcccgcagtctgagcagtgatacggtttctctccagtgtgaatgcgctggtgtgttcgGAGGCTACTCTgattaataaaactcttcccacaatctaaACAgggatacggtttttctccagtgtgaattcgctggtgttgttggagattacTTTGTTGATTAAAATTCATTCCACATTCTatgcagtgaaacggtttctctccagtgtgaatgcgtctGTGTGTTCGGAGACTACTGTCattactaaaactcttcccacagtctgagcagagatacggtttctctccagtgtgaacaacCTGGTGTTGCTGTAGATGActgtgttgattaaaactcttcccacagtctggacactgatatggtttctctccagtgtgaatgcgctggtgtcgctggAGATGACACTTTTTAGTAAagttctttccacagtctgaacagtgatgagttttcttatttttttgcatttgacTGTGAGCTATAGGAGAGGGCGAATGCTGTGAATTGGAGATTTCTCTGGATGCCATGTTCTTCCCTTCGTTCAGCAGCTTAACATATGTGAAATCTTCTGATTGTATTTGTGAAGCTGAAACTGGAATCAGGAGAAGACTTGGTTCAGTTCTGGAAGAAATAGAAAAATTTTAATGTAATCATCCTAGTTATGGGTGGGAAATAAAAGCAATTGAATTGGGGGATAAATATTTGGATAAGACAATCAACACTTTCCTTAACAGACATGCAATGTTGTATTTTGCTACTGTTACAACCTAAaggcttatagaataaaacaaacagacTCTTTTTCACCCTATACCCCAAGGGGtatctaaattaaaaataaaattaaatctaaataaaagactTGACAACcctatttttaacattatttgttTCAAGTGCTAAATAAATATTGACTGCATGGTGCGCAGCTTGCACGCAGCTCATGAAGATGGCGTCACTTGCAGAAGTGAAAGGGCTATAACCGATGATGTGATGTGTTTATATTAATAATGACATGTTTCATGGAGACTGTTGTCTAATATGTTTAGTTTGTTAATCAGCTTCTCCTTATCCATCACCAACACCGGAGTATCCTGCCAAAAAAACCTGAGATACAGGGAAGCCACTCCCAGCCACAAGTTCCTTGAATACTGAAATTCCTGCATTTGGTGTAAATATTAATTTGCAGGTTAGGTTATTCCTAGTTTTGTGGTATAATTTTGTTCACAGACCACCCAACAGATATAATCTAAAAAGTaagtttatttttcatttgttgTAAGGGTAAAAACTAAACTCGAACAAACTAAAGCCATAATCCATATATCATACTAAACCACAAAAAAataatccatctgttatcaaacataaTCGCTTGATTCAAACTTGAAAACAATTGGACAACATCTTCATTCTTCAAATTCTTCAAAAAGCCGATAGCTATTGTGGCTAATCTGCTATTGTGAGTTTCATATAGTCCTCAGGTCAGCTTCAATACTCATATTTGTATACCAAGAACAATCaggaacaaacttttttttttatatggacaTTACAACtaaacttttgatcaaaataagttgttgcatttaattttaagcagagctggtttattttttattacagagcATCACATTTTAGctatgaatgaaaatgtgccttAGAATGAAGTTAGTCTTTAAGACATTTGAGTAGACAATGGCCttctaaaaattataaaaaacacttttacctaTAAATTCTGTATCATTTCAGCTAATCAAACTCAAACAATTCAATTAACCAATTTATTATTTGGTCTTTTTTCTTGTCAGAAAGATTTGTTTTTACAGCTTTTGTTACTGACCGATGTTTATAACAGGACGCTGTCAGTATAAATACAATGTATCTCTCTACTTCATGCACAGACaatcataatttaaaacaaattattttcaagtgttaaataaataatatattacataacTGAAACCTCTGGGACTGATTAAATCATGCATTAAATAGCATGTTAAAGCATAGACATGAAATTGTCATAATAGACAGTTTGTCCGTTATGCCATTAAAAATGTTAGtcatttaaaatgttaagatGCAGCAAGTTGACAACATTTCATGGAGtctaaattataatttttttaataatattagttaacTGATCAGCCTCCCCTCATCTATCACCCATTCATCACACTGTACAGAGCTGAATGAGATAGACTACTTTGTGCACACCTGCACCATGGTGTACATGCATTAAGCTGGCTAACTAGAACAGGAACAGGAATAAATCACAGCTCAGGGTTTAGCCCCTAAATCTCCTGTTcatcttaaataaagcagaatgaaagtgttgatcagagataactaggagaagatgatcctccagctcctggatgaagctgcttgtgtgtgatgttaaatgctgctccttctgaatgtgtttctgtgtgtctaagagtaaatgtagagcagtgtgaaggtgaagagtggaacatctccatacctgcagcaggtgagctgatggtgttcctccagcagagcagtctgagtacagaggtgtggagctgctgatcagagctggatcttctgctgctccactttactggagaccgggggaaactctaaccacccttccatattcacctacagagaatacagtcttcattttaaaccacagcaaacatctgtccaaagcgctgaaactattagaacatgtccAATCAATACATCACAATGACTCTGTTACTTGATCTGATTCAATACAATAAACAGCCCTGAATCCACCTTAACCTCCAACAgtctgctgctgtgtttctaaACTAAAGAGCGCCGGAACTCCGCTGTGgagccaatcacatcgcagggCTCTAGTCCCGCCCAGGATCCAAAGCCTTCACATTCGGAAactagctgtcaaaataaaagtcctgcagcGCTTGGAGGATTACCTCGTTTCAATGGAACTTTTACCTGTTTAGAAACACAGAACACTTCGTGCCCATCAAATACTAGTAGGCGTGTTCGACTTCACGCGGCCAGACTTGAGGGTACGTTtttgtgttgcaggcctgaaatgaagGAAGttgtgtatattaataaattaaataaagttaatcCGACAAAACATGGaatatactgtctgcaatcaaataaaagttaaagcaaaagtagtgtttatatataaattttcCACATTGATCCAACTTTTTTCATTTGAGGATATATGTTTGTTTCCTTCATAcattttttcccataggaaacgTTTGTGTTGCTGTTTAGAATcctaatatattatttattaacatttactTACCTATATCTACAAGTTATTATTGATGAAAATGAATTACAATCCAACATACTTCGAATATTCATTgatatttttctcaataaatatttttgtttaattaatttggtaAACTGATTTGTGGAAAAAAGGTTCATTCTGCTTGGTAAACCATCCCTTTGTTATTTTTGAACACATATGATAATTCCTCTGATCTTAGAACAGACTgactaatgtaggaggagtctttacaaGCTTGAAAAGTAGCTtccagatctctcctcattatctgaacactggagtcaccatgatgttcctgtgctctctgattgtgtttatcatcatacttggtAAGTCTTTGATATTTTAATTTGTGATATTTCTCTTATTTCAATTGTATACAACTCTGCTGCTGATGTTAGGTTTTACTGATTTCTTCCACAGGGAACGGTTCTGCACAGTCAATAGAACCACTGCAGAACAACATGCAAGTTCATGCTGATCAAACAGTTACTCTCTCCTGCAAGTATAAGGGTAGTGGGAATCAGGACACTCTGTACTGGTATTGTCAGTTtcctggatccagaccagagaaTTTACTTATAGTATATCCCGAAGCAGGACCTGAAATACAAGAACGATTCAAAGCTACAGCGAATAAAATGTTAGTggatctgatcatctcctctactgcagtatcagactctgctctctactactgtgctctgaggcccacagtgacagaaacccaccaaacccTGTACTAAAAGTGTTTGTATGATGTGTGCAGAGCATTGCTGTTATCAGGAGGGGGAGCTGTTCAACCTTTTTGTGTTTAGACTCTCAGCTTCTTTAAAAGTACTTCTGATGGTTTGTATTAAAAGACCATACctcataactgctctcacttcagagagattcacactaacacacagatcagcattagagcactgagagcttaaacacactactgattccatATATATAGTTTTGTGAAGGCCATCATGAAGACagaggaactcaccagacaggtcagaggtcAGACTGCAGAACAACATGCAAGTTCATGCTGATCAAACAGTTACTCTCTCCTGCAAGTATAAGGGTAGTGGGATTAAAAGGTAGTTTGTATTAAAAGACCATACctcataactgctctcacttcagagagattcacactaacacacagatcagcattagagcactgagagcttaaacacactactgattccatttgatcatattcacaatgaagaccatcctcctcatcatcctcattatcACATCAGGTACTCACTGTCAAGATGTGTTaataatattctaaaaaaaataatttttaatatgtgtatgtgtaacaTGTGTATTTGAAATATTTCTATTTTTCAGGTGCTTTTGCTACTGATTGGATTAGACCTGATCATCTGGAGAGTGATGATATTTTAAGTACAAAGGGAAAATCTGTTACACTGAAATGCGCTTATGACTCGAGtagtgaatatatttttatttactggtTCAGACAGTATCCTAATGGagctctacagtatttactgCGGAGAGGTGCTAGAACATATAGAGGAAATGCGGACACTGCAGACAGAAGGTTTGAGTCGACTGCATACGAATCATCCACTGAACTCACTATTGGAGAAGTAAGactggcagatacagctctctactactgtgctcttagAGTAGGAGCACAGTGATACAAAGTCTCTGAGGagctttacaaaaactcacacaacTTCTATTTACTTTGAACACAAGCAGATCaaagtaatatcaaaccacactgcTTATCTGTTATTACGCTCTCTCAGAAATGACTGGATGTGGTTATACAGGtggttataataaaaaaaataaatgcacatgTTGCCCATCTGCTGCATCAGACAAATGATCTGAACAAAAAATTTGGGTCGGGCCAATATTTCCCACCAATTTCCCTAGGCTCTGTGGGGTCGGGCTcaaggaaatagtctgtgatgtaggcttGCATTTTTTACACtgctttaattcattttatataatggcatgataatcacaatatagcaaagaaaAAATTTACACTGCGATAGTAAaaatgttagaatgttataatcacgcagtaCTGGCCTGTGCTGTGCACACATgcaagctcctccacttgtcctcAGCTGCAGCCTTCCACACAGCTAAGATTAAAGCTTCGCACGGAAGGTTTGAAGTATATTCAAATATAAAAAGCTGTAGAATTAACACCGGTGGATTAATGTTGAGATGGAATTTACTTCACAATACCCAGACACTGCTGTGACAAGACCATCTGTAACAAGAATAAGAAAGAAGAGGACTCGTATCTATGCGTTCCCTGTATGAAGCCAAAACTACACAGGAGTAGCTAAACAATTCAACAAGGCTAATATAAAATGAAAGCTTAAATGCACTGATTAATATCATCGCTTATATTAAACCcacaaaaacataacatttagAGAAACAAATGTGATGCTCAATATGTTTAGGCACCACTTGTAATATTCCTCATCTGGAGGTAGGAGCAGGCCCTCCAGGGTAGTTGAGATACTTAGATCTAGATCATGAGCTAGCTGGGAGCTCATGGGCAACAACACCACACTGGGATTCTATTCTGAATGGGTTATTTAGTTACTGTACAAACCATAATTAGCCAGATCCCACTACTACTAATGTTCCATTCACACATACAGTGGCCTGCAAAAGTATTCACTGCCCCTAAAAAGgtttcacattttatcaccttacaaACAAAACTAGCCCATAATTGTACAGTGGAATAAAAATGACACATGCTTCTCCAAATTTGAATCtaacaaaaatctgaaaaagtaGTCAGATCCCATCTCTCTGAAACCTCTAAATTAAATCCCGTGCAATCTATTGCCtttagaagtcacttaattagttaacagagtcttagtataaatatatatatatagttttgtgaAGGCCATCATGAAGACagaggaactcaccagacaggtcagagacaaAATTGTAAAGAAGCAAGATTAGGTTGTAAAACAGATCCCAAGGTTTAAGCATCCCATTGATAATCCAAAAATGGGAAAAAGTATTTTACAGCTGCAAACCTAACAAGACATGGCAGTcaacccaaactgacagatcaagcgaggagagcactggtcagaggaGAAGCCCAGTGgctcatggtcactctgaaggagccgCAAAAATCCACAACTCagatgggagaatctgtccataggacaactataagttgcaCTCCACAAGTCTGGCCTTTATTGATGAGTTGCAAAAAGAAAactattgttgaaagaaagacacaagaagtgctgtttgcagtttgccacaagccatgtaggggacacagcaaacatatGGAAGAAGTTAGACattctggcctaaatgcaaagcactatgaGTGGCAGCAAAGGAACACtgttcatcaccctgaacacaccatcggcactgtaaaacatggtggtggcagcatatgcattttttcagcagggacagggcaATCCCGGAAGAAAATCTGTGGGAGCCTGCAAAAGACTTGAAATTGGAAAGAAGATTCACCTTGCATCAATACAATGACCCTAACATACAACTAGAGCTAAAGTGGAATGGTTTAtattaaagaatattcatgtgttaaagTCCTGACCAAAATCCAACAGAGGTAGAGAAATACCCAAAAGATTTGCACTAAGTCTTATAGGCGCAACAGTAATTGGACTGTTCCATGGAACATGGAaaacaatactagttcctgtcttaTGATATCTGGCATATTGTTGTAAATATGTATTGTTGGGAAAACTGCACTACCCTgactgctccagtgcgttccccctgAATTCTTTTGATGAAAGCCCGAAGTAaagttgatagagagacagggcacttagatcttcagcaaattaacaatttattaaaacagagctttGGGAACCTTTGGGACTTTTAAGAGAAGAGGTTCAAGGATCATTACAGTTGCCAGATCTTATATCACCCAAAACCACAGACTTACCACACACAGACTTACTGTTCAAAGGTCAGTGAAGTAGTTCTTCAAAAACTAGTTCTAACTGATTGAGTTAAGACATTatttattgattactactgttCTCTGCCTGCCAGGATGCCTACCAACCAGCCTTCTCTCTGCTCTTTAGGCACTGATTTCTGCATTACAAAGTACAGAttggacattcagttttgagtTGTCAGCgtaactgtcctttgcacacccacccacatacacagttcagccCAAGTATCAAGAAAAACTAGTTGCAGACAACTGGGTCAGCACAAGCAAGATTAATCACATGACACTTGCTTCACTCTCTTAATAACAATACGGGTTTTAGATTAGATTTCATTATGCACGATTAGCTGAAAGCCTACATTTAATTTCAATAAGTAATGTCTTACAGTATAGTGACCGATAAACATATCTATCATAGACATGTAGTAATATTATCACAGTTAAAAACAGTGCTACTATTTCCACTTTTTAAACATGTCAACTGCATTTTGTTGTCGTGTATTTGTACTGATCATTGTCAAAGTTAAAACACTTACTACCTATCTATTATAGAAACCTGTGAGTCCATCAAAACTAACTGAAAACTTTAACAATGCTGGTCAGGAAAAAAGATTATATTCTTGCCTTGATGACAAGGAATGGTTTTAGGTGTGTTACTGCCCAGTTCCAAGACTGTTCATGATGCACTTGTGATTCTTAAATGAGTGTAAATGCCTAAAGCTTGCTgaacactctgagcagtaatatggtttctctccagtgtgaatgcgttggtgtgtTAGTAGAGTActgtgttgattaaaactcttcccacagtctgagcagtgatatggtttctctccagtgtgaatgcgctggtgtgatCGGAAACTACTCTGAttactaaaactctttccacactctgagcactgatacggtttctctccagtgtgaatccgctggtgttgttggagattacTTTGATGATTAAAATACATCCCACATTCtatgcagtgatacggtttctctccagtgtgaatacgtCTGTGTGCTTGGAGACTACTCTgattattaaaactcttcccacagtctgagcagtgaaacggtttctctccagtgtgaagacGTTTGTGTGTTCGGAAACTACTGTGAttactaaaactctttccacactctgagcagagaTACGGTTTCTCTCTGGTGTGAACAAGCTGGTGTTGCTGTAGATTACCCTGTTCattaaatctcttcccacagtctggacactgatatggtttctctccagtgtgaatgcgctggtgtcgctggAGATGAAACTTTTTAGTAAagttctttccacagtctgaacagtgatgaGTTTTGTTACTTTTCTGCATTTCCCTGTGAGCTGTAGGAGAGGGTGTTTGCTGTGTACTGGAGATTTTTCTGGATGCCATGTTCTCCCCTTCGTTCAGCAGCTTAACATATGTGAAATCTTCCGATTGTATTTGTGAAGCTAAACTTCATCAGGTACAAAAGTTGACACTGGCATCAGGAGAAGACTTGGTTCAGTTCtggaagaaacaaagaaaaattaaaatctaAGCTCATCCTAGTTATAGGTGGGAAATAAAAACAATTGAATTAAGGGATGAATATTTGGTTAAGACACTCAACACTTTCCTCAACAGACATTAGCCTTGGGCCAATAAACGTTATTATCgaatatcacaataatttatgCGAGTGACAGTATTAAGCCCATTATCGTCCATGCCATAACCATGTGACTTTTACCACCGTTCTGTTATTTAACCAGCTGAAgtccagcattataaaggagtttaagtTCAGTTTCTCCAGAATGTAgtccgctagctgatagtgccctggcttaccggaaacaCTCAGGTCTAGTCAGTGTAGCGCTGCCCCAGAGGTTAGATTCTCTGCTTGAGGTTAACCCGAAtttggcgtgataatcacaatatagtaaacaAATCATGTAACTAAGTTGCACacgttagaatgttataatcaccctgcattacgcacttgacttgtGGGTAGTGCATAGCCTTATTTATTATATGAATTGTGCTTTAGCACTCAGGATGtatgcttaaaataataatacattttatattgttttatattcttaaatataGATAACTATATTAGAGTAGAATAAAGTAATTATAAGTTATGTTAACGTTGGTGTTCTGtttgggtttaatgattgtgcagagCCGTattgatgttttttgtttttgcacttaaactaTAAGCTCAATGtaaaaaagtttgtttgtttagaaagtattttatattctcaaTGTTAATTACATCATtcatattttacttatttaacagCCCACACATGTTtttagctcagttttaatgctgtaGTTAC is a genomic window containing:
- the LOC111188208 gene encoding gastrula zinc finger protein XlCGF7.1, which produces MASRKISSTQQTPSPTAHREMQKSNKTHHCSDCGKNFTKKFHLQRHQRIHTGEKPYQCPDCGKRFNEQGNLQQHQLVHTREKPYLCSECGKSFSNHSSFRTHKRLHTGEKPFHCSDCGKSFNNQSSLQAHRRIHTGEKPYHCIECGMYFNHQSNLQQHQRIHTGEKPYQCSECGKSFSNQSSFRSHQRIHTGEKPYHCSDCGKSFNQHSTLLTHQRIHTGEKPYYCSECSASFRHLHSFKNHKCIMNSLGTGQ
- the LOC125803860 gene encoding zinc finger protein 239-like isoform X2, giving the protein MASREISNSQHSPSPIAHSQMQKNKKTHHCSDCGKNFTKKCHLQRHQRIHTGEKPYQCPDCGKSFNQHSHLQQHQVVHTGEKPYLCSDCGKSFSNDSSLRTHRRIHTGEKPFHCIECGMNFNQQSNLQQHQRIHTGEKPYPCLDCGKSFINQSSLRTHQRIHTGEKPYHCSDCGKSFNTRTSLRTHKRIHTGDTPFQCSDCGKSFTRQYHLQQHQRMHTGEKPYYCSECGKSFSKQSNLQQHQLIHTGEKPYYCSECGESFRYLQSFKKHNCIMGSQEMSSETPDEFIPDPNPELLVTFLQGRLLV